One genomic region from Mesorhizobium terrae encodes:
- a CDS encoding ABC transporter ATP-binding protein, with protein sequence MGKIALRNVSKSFGATTIIPNIDLDIEDGEFVVFVGPSGCGKSTLLRLIAGLEDTSGGTISIDGRDVTDEAPGKRKLAMVFQSYALYPHMTVGKNIAFPLKMAGEDKATIDKKVADAARVLNLTNYLERRPGQLSGGQRQRVAIGRAIVRQPSAFLFDEPLSNLDAALRGTMRLEISELHNQLKTTMIYVTHDQVEAMTMADKIVVLNAGNIEQVGSPLDLYRSPKNLFVAGFIGSPKMNLIDGPSAARHGAATIGIRPEHLKIASSAGEWKGKVGVAEHLGADTFLHVHTDEVGTINVRADGEIGVRHGDIVYLTPDQAKLHRFDAAGTAM encoded by the coding sequence ATGGGTAAGATCGCTCTCAGAAACGTCTCCAAGTCCTTCGGGGCGACGACGATCATTCCCAATATCGACCTGGACATCGAGGACGGCGAGTTCGTCGTTTTCGTCGGACCGTCCGGCTGCGGCAAGTCCACGCTGCTTCGGCTGATCGCCGGGCTGGAAGACACCAGCGGCGGCACCATCTCGATCGACGGCCGCGACGTCACCGACGAGGCGCCGGGCAAGCGCAAGCTGGCCATGGTGTTCCAGTCCTATGCGCTTTACCCGCACATGACGGTGGGAAAGAACATCGCCTTTCCGCTCAAGATGGCGGGCGAGGACAAGGCGACGATCGACAAGAAGGTGGCGGACGCCGCCCGCGTGCTCAACCTCACCAACTATCTCGAACGTCGCCCCGGCCAGCTCTCCGGCGGCCAGCGCCAGCGCGTCGCCATCGGCCGCGCCATCGTGCGCCAGCCTTCGGCGTTCCTGTTCGACGAGCCGCTGTCCAACCTCGATGCAGCACTTCGCGGCACCATGCGGCTGGAGATTTCCGAGCTGCATAACCAGCTGAAGACGACGATGATCTACGTCACCCACGACCAGGTGGAGGCCATGACCATGGCCGACAAGATCGTGGTGCTGAACGCCGGCAACATCGAACAGGTCGGTTCGCCGCTGGACCTTTACCGCAGCCCGAAGAACCTGTTCGTGGCCGGCTTCATCGGTTCGCCCAAGATGAACCTCATCGACGGGCCGTCCGCCGCCAGGCATGGCGCCGCCACCATCGGCATCCGGCCTGAACATCTCAAGATCGCCTCGAGTGCCGGCGAATGGAAGGGCAAGGTCGGTGTCGCCGAACATCTCGGCGCCGACACCTTCCTGCATGTGCACACCGACGAGGTCGGCACCATCAATGTGCGGGCCGACGGCGAGATCGGCGTGCGCCACGGCGACATCGTCTACCTGACGCCGGACCAGGCCAAGCTGCATCGTTTCGACGCCGCCGGGACGGCGATGTGA
- a CDS encoding FGGY-family carbohydrate kinase, which produces MPACLAAIDVGTGSARAGIFDRHGTLLGRAERPIAMNQATAGHYEQDSENIWAAACEAMRAARSLANVAAEDVVGISFDATCSTVFRGRNGEQVGVSLKGEDQVGAAPKGEDQVGAAPKGGDRWDTIVWMDHRALAEADECTATRHRVLDHVGGVMSPEMTTPKLMWVKRHLPAAWARIGQIFDLADFLTHRACGSLARSQCTLTAKWTYLAHEPSGWRPDFFEAVGLGDIFEHGALPERASPVGADLGPLTPQAAEALGLSTSCRVGAGLIDAFAGTLGVIGGLSDLDRHLALVAGTSSCVMAMSAEPRGFAGVWGPYLAVALPALWLSEGGQSATGALLDHLIRWRGGEPDAATHRRIVERVMELRAEHGLDLAGRLHVLPDFHGNRSPLADPHALGVISGLTLDTSFDSLCQLYWRSSVAIALGIRHVLETLNANGYVIDTLHVTGGHTRNPLLMELYADAIGCAVVEPPAGDPTLLGTAMVAAAAAGLHPTLTEACAAMHQPGRQRLPNPAARDRFDRDYRVFLEMHRQRRALDALI; this is translated from the coding sequence ATGCCGGCCTGTCTCGCAGCCATCGATGTCGGCACCGGCAGCGCCCGCGCCGGTATTTTCGATCGTCATGGCACGCTGCTCGGCCGCGCCGAGCGGCCGATCGCCATGAACCAGGCGACCGCCGGCCATTACGAGCAGGATTCGGAAAACATCTGGGCAGCCGCCTGCGAGGCCATGCGCGCCGCGCGCTCGCTCGCCAATGTGGCGGCAGAAGATGTCGTCGGCATCTCCTTCGACGCCACCTGTTCCACCGTGTTCCGTGGCCGCAACGGCGAACAGGTCGGCGTCTCGCTCAAGGGCGAAGACCAGGTTGGCGCTGCGCCCAAAGGCGAAGACCAGGTTGGCGCCGCGCCCAAAGGCGGCGACCGCTGGGACACGATCGTGTGGATGGACCACCGCGCGCTGGCCGAGGCCGACGAATGCACGGCTACGCGCCATCGGGTGCTCGACCATGTCGGCGGCGTGATGTCGCCCGAGATGACGACGCCGAAGCTGATGTGGGTGAAACGGCATCTGCCGGCGGCGTGGGCCCGCATCGGCCAGATCTTCGACCTCGCCGATTTCCTGACCCACCGGGCCTGCGGCTCGCTCGCCCGCTCGCAATGCACGCTCACCGCGAAATGGACCTATCTGGCGCATGAGCCGTCCGGCTGGCGCCCGGATTTCTTCGAGGCCGTCGGGCTGGGCGATATTTTCGAACACGGCGCGCTGCCGGAGCGGGCGAGCCCGGTCGGCGCCGATCTCGGCCCGCTGACGCCTCAGGCGGCTGAAGCGCTCGGCCTTTCCACAAGCTGCCGCGTCGGCGCCGGGCTGATCGACGCCTTCGCCGGCACGCTCGGCGTCATCGGCGGCCTGTCCGATCTCGACCGGCATCTGGCGCTGGTCGCCGGCACGTCGAGCTGCGTCATGGCGATGTCGGCCGAGCCGCGCGGTTTCGCCGGCGTCTGGGGCCCGTATCTCGCCGTCGCGCTCCCCGCGCTCTGGCTGAGCGAGGGCGGACAATCCGCCACTGGTGCGCTGCTCGACCATCTGATCCGCTGGCGCGGCGGCGAGCCGGACGCGGCAACGCACCGGCGCATCGTCGAGCGGGTGATGGAGCTGAGAGCCGAACACGGCCTCGATCTGGCCGGCCGGCTGCACGTTCTGCCGGATTTCCACGGCAATCGTTCACCATTGGCCGACCCGCATGCGCTGGGTGTCATCAGCGGGCTGACGCTGGACACCTCCTTCGACAGCCTGTGCCAGCTTTATTGGCGGAGTTCCGTCGCCATCGCGCTCGGCATCCGCCATGTGCTGGAGACGCTGAATGCCAATGGCTATGTCATCGACACGCTGCATGTCACCGGCGGCCACACCCGCAACCCGCTCCTGATGGAGCTTTATGCCGACGCCATCGGCTGCGCGGTGGTCGAGCCGCCGGCGGGCGACCCGACGCTGCTCGGCACCGCGATGGTCGCGGCCGCGGCGGCCGGACTGCACCC
- a CDS encoding carbohydrate ABC transporter permease, producing MATKQTRTLARFMAAPSVLLLLIWMAVPLAITLWFSFQQYNPLNPIRDGFIGLSNYALFFNNPAFFTAILNTLILVIAVLAITIIGGILLALLLDQPMWGQGFVRILVISPFFVMPPVAALVWKNMIMHPGYGVFADIARFFGAQPIDWFAQYPLFSIILIVAWQWLPFATLILLTSLQSLDGEQKEAAEMDGAGVLSRFWYLTLPHLSRAMTVVVLIQTIFLLSVYAEILVTTNGGPGYASTNLPFLVYQKALLEYKIGQASAGGIIAVILANIVAFFAMRAVGKNLDK from the coding sequence ATGGCAACCAAACAGACCCGTACGCTTGCACGCTTCATGGCCGCGCCCTCGGTGCTGCTGTTGCTGATCTGGATGGCTGTACCGCTGGCGATCACGCTGTGGTTTTCCTTCCAGCAGTACAATCCGCTGAACCCTATCCGTGACGGCTTCATCGGGCTGTCGAATTACGCGTTGTTCTTCAACAACCCGGCCTTCTTCACCGCGATCCTCAACACGCTGATCCTCGTGATCGCCGTGCTTGCCATCACCATCATCGGCGGCATCCTGCTTGCGCTGCTGCTCGACCAGCCGATGTGGGGCCAGGGTTTTGTCCGCATCCTGGTGATCTCGCCGTTCTTCGTCATGCCGCCGGTGGCAGCACTGGTGTGGAAGAACATGATCATGCATCCGGGCTATGGCGTGTTCGCCGACATCGCCCGCTTCTTCGGCGCGCAGCCGATCGACTGGTTCGCGCAATACCCGCTGTTCTCGATCATCCTGATTGTCGCCTGGCAGTGGCTGCCTTTCGCCACGCTGATCCTGCTCACCTCGCTGCAGTCGCTGGACGGCGAGCAGAAGGAGGCGGCCGAAATGGACGGCGCCGGAGTTCTCTCTCGGTTCTGGTATCTGACGCTGCCGCATCTTTCGCGCGCCATGACGGTGGTGGTGCTGATCCAGACCATCTTCCTGCTCTCGGTCTATGCCGAGATCCTCGTCACAACCAATGGCGGGCCGGGCTATGCGTCGACCAATCTGCCCTTCCTCGTCTACCAGAAGGCCCTGCTCGAATACAAAATCGGCCAGGCGTCCGCCGGCGGCATCATCGCCGTCATCCTTGCCAACATCGTTGCCTTCTTCGCCATGCGCGCCGTCGGCAAGAACCTGGACAAGTGA
- a CDS encoding mannitol dehydrogenase family protein, giving the protein MTTKLSLANLSKLPKGVAVPAYGRAALKAGIVHFGVGNFHRAHQAVYLDDLFNAGEGRDWALVGAGVFEGEKAGRARLAEQDWLTTVVEQDEGHMAARVTGAMIDYLVPGDTAAIIDRLADPAIRIVSLTITEGGYFIDPASGYFNPEHPDIVADANDPEHPKTVFGLILAGLARRRGARVAPFTVMSCDNIPHNGRVTSDGVIGLARLFDRDLAIWVAGNVAFPNGMVDRITPATGDRERGILAKDFGVEDAWPVFCEPFRQWVLEDKFPTGRPALEKVGVQFVPDVSPYELMKIRILNGGHATIAYPAGLMDIHFVHEAMQEPLVRGFLAKLEHEEIIPTVPPVPNTDLEDYYRLIERRFSNPKIGDTVRRLCLDGSNRQPKFIIPTIADRLKAGAGVTGLALESAFWCRYCFGTTDSGAVIEANDPNWDRMQATARAAKTDPLAWLAMEDIYGDVGKAPAFAGAFSHALNTVWGVGARETLTWYLAGSL; this is encoded by the coding sequence ATGACGACAAAACTCTCGCTCGCCAATCTCAGCAAGCTGCCGAAGGGCGTTGCGGTGCCAGCCTACGGTCGCGCGGCGCTGAAGGCCGGCATCGTGCATTTCGGCGTCGGCAATTTCCACCGCGCGCATCAGGCCGTCTATCTCGACGATCTGTTCAATGCCGGCGAGGGTCGCGACTGGGCGCTGGTCGGTGCAGGGGTGTTCGAGGGCGAGAAGGCCGGCCGCGCCAGGCTCGCCGAACAGGACTGGCTGACCACCGTGGTCGAGCAGGACGAGGGCCATATGGCGGCCCGCGTCACCGGCGCGATGATCGACTATCTGGTGCCTGGCGATACGGCGGCGATCATCGACAGGCTGGCCGATCCGGCGATCCGCATCGTCTCCTTGACCATCACCGAAGGCGGCTATTTCATCGACCCGGCCTCGGGCTATTTCAATCCCGAGCATCCCGACATCGTCGCCGACGCCAACGATCCGGAGCATCCAAAAACCGTGTTCGGCCTCATCCTGGCCGGACTGGCGCGCCGGCGCGGGGCGCGCGTGGCGCCCTTCACGGTGATGTCCTGCGACAACATCCCCCACAACGGCCGCGTCACCTCCGACGGCGTCATCGGCCTTGCCCGGCTGTTCGACCGCGATCTCGCGATCTGGGTAGCCGGCAATGTCGCCTTCCCGAACGGCATGGTCGACCGCATCACGCCCGCCACCGGCGACCGCGAACGCGGCATCCTGGCCAAGGACTTCGGCGTGGAAGACGCTTGGCCGGTGTTCTGCGAACCGTTCCGGCAATGGGTGCTGGAGGACAAGTTCCCGACCGGTCGCCCGGCGCTGGAAAAGGTCGGCGTGCAGTTCGTGCCCGACGTCTCGCCCTATGAGCTGATGAAGATCCGCATCCTCAATGGCGGCCATGCCACCATCGCTTATCCGGCCGGGCTGATGGACATCCATTTCGTGCATGAGGCGATGCAGGAACCGCTGGTGCGCGGCTTCCTGGCCAAGCTTGAGCACGAGGAGATCATCCCGACCGTGCCGCCGGTGCCGAACACCGATCTTGAGGATTATTACCGGCTGATCGAGCGCCGTTTCTCCAACCCCAAGATCGGCGACACGGTGCGCCGGCTCTGCCTTGACGGCTCGAACCGGCAGCCGAAATTCATCATCCCGACCATCGCCGACCGGCTGAAGGCAGGCGCCGGTGTGACCGGTCTGGCGCTCGAATCCGCGTTCTGGTGCCGCTACTGTTTCGGCACCACGGACAGCGGCGCGGTGATCGAAGCCAACGACCCGAACTGGGACCGCATGCAGGCCACGGCCCGGGCCGCGAAAACCGACCCGCTGGCCTGGCTCGCCATGGAGGATATCTATGGCGACGTCGGCAAGGCGCCGGCCTTCGCCGGCGCCTTCTCCCATGCGCTGAACACGGTCTGGGGCGTGGGCGCCCGCGAAACGCTGACATGGTACCTGGCCGGCTCGCTCTGA
- a CDS encoding L-iditol 2-dehydrogenase gives MRLQGKSALITGSARGIGRAFAEAYVGEGAIVAIADINLQAAEKTAAEIGPAAYAVRLDVTDQASIDAAIAAVEKKAGGLDILINNAALFDMGPIVEISRASYDRLFAVNVAGTLFMLQAAARSMIARGKGGRIINMASQAGRRGEALVAVYCATKAAVISLTQSAGLDLIRHGINVNAIAPGVVDGEHWDHVDSLFARYENRPKGEKKKLVGESVPFGRMGRAEDLTGMAVFLASAEAEYIVAQTYNVDGGQWMS, from the coding sequence ATGCGGCTTCAAGGCAAATCGGCACTGATCACCGGTTCGGCGCGCGGCATCGGCCGTGCCTTCGCCGAGGCCTATGTCGGCGAAGGCGCGATTGTGGCGATCGCCGACATCAACCTCCAAGCCGCCGAGAAGACGGCAGCCGAAATCGGACCGGCCGCCTATGCGGTGCGGCTCGACGTCACCGATCAGGCCTCGATCGATGCGGCGATTGCCGCGGTCGAGAAGAAGGCGGGCGGGCTCGACATCCTGATCAACAACGCCGCTTTGTTCGACATGGGGCCGATCGTCGAGATCAGCCGCGCCAGCTACGACAGGCTGTTCGCGGTCAATGTCGCCGGCACGCTGTTCATGCTGCAGGCGGCCGCCCGCTCGATGATCGCGCGGGGCAAGGGCGGCAGGATCATCAACATGGCGAGCCAGGCGGGAAGGCGTGGCGAGGCGCTGGTCGCGGTCTACTGTGCCACCAAGGCGGCGGTCATTTCGCTCACCCAGTCGGCCGGGCTCGACCTGATCAGGCACGGCATCAACGTCAATGCGATCGCGCCCGGCGTCGTCGATGGCGAGCACTGGGATCATGTCGATTCGCTGTTCGCCCGATACGAGAACCGGCCGAAGGGCGAGAAGAAGAAGCTGGTCGGCGAGAGTGTTCCTTTCGGCCGCATGGGCCGCGCCGAGGACCTCACCGGCATGGCGGTGTTCCTGGCCAGTGCCGAGGCCGAATACATCGTCGCCCAGACCTACAATGTCGATGGCGGCCAGTGGATGAGTTGA
- a CDS encoding carbohydrate ABC transporter permease, protein MARAVTNRQKTIATIVAWAVALVIFFPILYTIITSFKSEQEAIQGFSLIPSGTLESYSEVQSQYNYFKPFMNSVILSLGSTVLALLVAIPAAWSMAFSPTKRTKDVLMWMLSTKMMPAVAVLFPIYLIFRNLGLLDSRIGLTVMLMLINLPIVIWMLYTYFREIPGEILEAARMDGATLWGEILYVLTPMAVPGIASTMLLNIILAWNEAFWTIRLTTTNAAPLTAFISSFSSPQGLFWAKLSAASTLAIAPILIMGWFSQKQLVRGLTFGAVK, encoded by the coding sequence ATGGCACGTGCCGTCACCAACCGGCAGAAGACCATCGCGACCATAGTTGCATGGGCCGTCGCGCTCGTGATCTTCTTCCCGATCCTCTACACCATCATCACCTCCTTCAAGTCGGAACAGGAGGCGATCCAGGGCTTCAGCCTGATCCCGTCGGGCACGCTGGAGAGCTATTCGGAAGTCCAGTCGCAGTACAACTACTTCAAGCCGTTCATGAATTCGGTGATCCTGTCGCTGGGCTCCACCGTGCTGGCGCTGCTGGTCGCCATTCCGGCCGCCTGGTCGATGGCCTTTTCGCCGACCAAGCGCACCAAGGACGTCTTGATGTGGATGCTGTCCACCAAGATGATGCCGGCGGTGGCGGTGCTGTTCCCGATCTACCTCATCTTCCGCAATCTCGGCCTGCTCGACTCGCGCATCGGCCTCACCGTCATGCTGATGCTGATCAACCTGCCGATCGTCATCTGGATGCTCTACACTTATTTTCGCGAAATTCCGGGCGAGATCCTGGAAGCCGCCCGCATGGACGGCGCCACGCTGTGGGGCGAGATCCTCTATGTGCTGACCCCGATGGCGGTGCCGGGCATCGCCTCCACCATGCTCTTGAACATCATCCTGGCGTGGAACGAGGCGTTCTGGACCATCCGGCTCACCACCACCAACGCCGCCCCGCTCACCGCCTTCATCTCGTCCTTCTCCAGCCCGCAAGGCCTGTTCTGGGCAAAACTGTCGGCGGCCTCGACGCTGGCGATCGCGCCGATCCTGATCATGGGCTGGTTCAGCCAGAAACAGCTGGTGCGCGGCCTGACCTTCGGCGCGGTGAAATGA